The genome window CAGCTCCTGCAGAATTTCATCTTTTGTCTTCCCCTCCTCAAGAGCTTCAATTGCCTTCTTTGGATTTTCACCAAATATCTTGTAAAGATTATTAACCGTAATTATATCACTCATATAAAACCCGCTTAAGCGAATTGATTTAACTATTCTGAGATTTACCTGATTACATCATGTGCCCTTAAACAAAAAATGGTGCATCAGGATCGATGCACCATTTTTTTTAAGAGGGTTTATGACTTAGTTGCCAAGCCATTCCTGAACTCTGTCCTGGTTTTCGGATATCCACTGACGGGCGGCATCATATGGCTCCATACCTTCTTCGATATAGACCATTACTTCGCCCATTTCCTCCGGTGTCCAGTAGAAATTATCAAGAAACGCATACACGTCCGGCAATCTTTCTTCCAGATCAGGGGTTACAAGGGTAGCAATATGCTCGGCATCACCGAACACATTCAGCGGATCCTCGAGATATTTGAGATCATGAGCGGCAAACTTCCAGTGAGGAGTCCAGCCGGTTACAACAATCCACTCTTCCCGCTGGATGGCACGGTCCAGTGCCGCTGTCATAGCTGCATCAGAACCGGATACCAGGTCGAAATTGAGCTCGTACTCTTCGATCGCATCTTCGCTTGCTGCCATCAGACCGGCACCGGGATCAATTCCGGTAATCTCGCCGCCGAATTCATCAACATAGTCATTGAGCTCATCAATGCTGTTGACGGGTATATAATCAGGTACAACCCATCCGATTTTGGCCCCTTCAAGATTCGGACCAAGATTCAGAACGTCATCTTCTATTTCTGCCATGTAGGCTTCATGTGTACCCGGCAGCCATGCAGCTACGATAGCATCGAAATCACCTCTGGCCATTCCGGTAAACATCGGGCCGGCATCAACGGCCGTAAGGTTGACATCATGTCCGAGCTCATCCTGAATTACGGAAGCTACGACATGTGTGGATGCAATCTCGGAATCCCACTGTACATATCCGAGTTCAACTTCCCGCTCTGCGGGTTCGCAGGCCTGCAGACCGACCAGCGCTGCTACAGCGACAATCATGGCCGTCCATCCTGACTTCCAATTTGAGGTAGCGTTTAGCATACGCATATTCCTTTCCTCCTGTTTTTGTTAAAAATTATTATTCGCATCTGTATGTCAGACGCGATAATACGCAAGTATGCGCCTTTTGCAGGCGCATACTTGTTTTACTGCTGTTCTTTAGAAATAATAACCGATGTTGATGTTGAAACGCATGTTCCAGTCAAGATCTTCTACCGGTATGGGGGCGCCGTTGGCATCCAGATGACCGGCACCAAGACCTGTTCCGAACGCATCGGTCAGCCATGGCTGGTTCTTGCCAATGGCAAGATCAACATAGGTGAAGATACCGCCGGCTGTAATCATAAAGCCGGGAACAATCATATGTGTGTCTTCAAAGTCGTAGGTTTGTCCGCCGACTTCAAGTTCGCCGTCCTTGGTCATCCAGGAGTAGTTAATGTAGGGCTGGATGTTGCTGATGGGGCCCCAGCCTACATCATGCGAGTAGGCCAGTCCGGCAGTAATGGTATTACCACGGGCGGCGACACCGTCGCCGTAGTAGGGGTCACCATAGGCACCCATCTGAACACGGTCCAGCGTCTCGCCTGCATCATCCTTGGCAGCATAGTCATGGTTGATGTACTGCAGCTTCAGGTTGAACAAGCCAAAGTTGGCGTCGGTGTGAAGGGCAATCGCGTGTCCGTACTCGGTATCATCGAGCACGGCATTGTAAATACCCTGCAACTGACCAGAAGCGCCGATTTCAATTTCCGGGGTCACCATGTAGGCGGCTCGTACGTTGAACTGATTGAGTTCCTGGATTGAGGAAGGTGCACCGGTGCTGCTCAGATCGCCGTCTTCATCCGGAATCACATTGTAGGAATAGGTACCTGCACCCGGTCCGCCAAAAGAAGCCATTCCGTAGGCAGGTCCGGCAGGATCCTGCTGGCGGTAGTAGGCAAACATGAGGTTAAGGTCGTCACTTGCATCATAGCTGAACTTGATACCCATGTTGTGATCATCTTCCAGACCAAAATAGTAGGGCAGATTGAACCACCAGCTGTGGGAGTTGAATGCCAGGTTACCGAAAGGTACCTGATTCACACCAAGCTCCATGTTGAGATTGTCTGTAAAATTATACCCGATAAAACCGTGCTTGAGGAAATGTGTGTTAAACGTCGGGTAAAAGCGATATTCAAAACTCAGAGTCAGATCGCTCATCTGGCCGTCTACATTGATCCGCCAGGTATCCAGCGTTCCATATGTATCGGTTGCAACCTGATCGCTTTCATAGAATTCACTGGCGATATTGTAACGAAGTGCGCCACCGATCTGGAAGCCGTCTTCGTTTTCAACTGATGATGTT of Natronogracilivirga saccharolytica contains these proteins:
- a CDS encoding glycine betaine ABC transporter substrate-binding protein is translated as MRMLNATSNWKSGWTAMIVAVAALVGLQACEPAEREVELGYVQWDSEIASTHVVASVIQDELGHDVNLTAVDAGPMFTGMARGDFDAIVAAWLPGTHEAYMAEIEDDVLNLGPNLEGAKIGWVVPDYIPVNSIDELNDYVDEFGGEITGIDPGAGLMAASEDAIEEYELNFDLVSGSDAAMTAALDRAIQREEWIVVTGWTPHWKFAAHDLKYLEDPLNVFGDAEHIATLVTPDLEERLPDVYAFLDNFYWTPEEMGEVMVYIEEGMEPYDAARQWISENQDRVQEWLGN